In Lentibacillus amyloliquefaciens, one DNA window encodes the following:
- a CDS encoding site-2 protease family protein, with protein MGFDTMDIVLIILFWVFVVPLTTLVHEIGHGIGVVLSTKKRALVILGPADSSNQKTFSIGRMDFHIKWAYFGFCSVGDDQRLTAFQRIVIAAGGPIVSLLVALVSFIFLFLDLHHEIKNLLTAIVIFNLWQFICTAIPIVYPSWWRPYSGMPADGHRVVKAWKDYKLEKKARP; from the coding sequence ATGGGTTTCGATACAATGGATATCGTGCTGATAATACTGTTCTGGGTTTTTGTCGTACCGCTCACAACGTTGGTACATGAAATAGGTCATGGCATTGGTGTTGTGCTGTCCACTAAAAAACGTGCACTGGTCATTCTGGGTCCGGCAGACAGTTCTAATCAGAAAACGTTTAGCATTGGCAGGATGGATTTCCATATTAAATGGGCGTATTTTGGTTTTTGCTCTGTTGGAGACGATCAGCGCCTAACTGCTTTTCAGCGCATCGTCATCGCTGCCGGCGGGCCGATTGTGTCTCTTTTAGTTGCACTGGTTTCCTTCATTTTTTTGTTCCTTGATTTACACCATGAAATCAAGAATTTGCTGACTGCTATCGTTATTTTTAATTTGTGGCAGTTTATCTGCACGGCAATCCCGATTGTTTATCCCTCCTGGTGGCGTCCCTATAGCGGCATGCCGGCTGATGGGCATCGGGTTGTGAAAGCATGGAAGGATTATAAGCTGGAAAAAAAGGCACGTCCGTAA
- a CDS encoding GNAT family N-acetyltransferase, whose product MNIRKATEQDAPGIARVHIDSWRTTYKGIVPDDFLDSLNYEDRTKRWEQNVRESNVYVAENDTGKIFGFSTGGKEREEKYGGYDGELYAIYILEEYQGKGIGKKLVKPVADELSKAGFNSMLVWVLEENDAKYFYEKLGGKYIDTADITIDGAELKEMAYGWPDLNVLTKEG is encoded by the coding sequence ATGAACATCAGAAAAGCGACCGAGCAGGATGCGCCGGGTATTGCTAGAGTCCACATCGACAGCTGGCGGACAACATATAAAGGTATTGTTCCCGATGACTTTCTGGACAGTTTGAATTACGAGGATCGCACAAAACGCTGGGAGCAAAATGTGAGAGAAAGCAATGTATATGTTGCAGAAAACGATACAGGTAAAATTTTCGGTTTCTCGACAGGCGGCAAAGAACGCGAAGAAAAATATGGAGGTTATGACGGGGAGCTTTATGCCATCTATATTTTAGAGGAATATCAGGGAAAAGGCATCGGCAAAAAACTCGTCAAACCGGTTGCTGATGAACTTAGTAAAGCCGGATTTAATTCCATGCTTGTCTGGGTGCTGGAAGAAAATGATGCCAAATATTTTTATGAAAAGCTGGGCGGCAAGTATATCGACACAGCGGACATCACCATTGACGGTGCGGAGTTGAAGGAAATGGCATATGGTTGGCCGGACCTTAATGTGTTAACAAAAGAGGGCTGA